One genomic window of Microbacterium testaceum StLB037 includes the following:
- a CDS encoding RICIN domain-containing protein: MPHPWSLARRRSRLLTAVLTAAVLTVGGLAAAAPASAVTTGNGSLVYSPPAGSSFNPEGGTPAGTTYAKIVVLKNNGSNNGTQLVTFDKLVLQNGRQVYPIYRSTDDGSSWTKIADVDPSSTFPGYTRTAQPFLYELPQASGSLPAGTLLLTGMIMPEDRSSSRLVVYKSADRGATWSFLSTIDSGGPAVYDPSPSSTTTTVWEPSFAVDGGGGLVAYYSDERQKASGVLQAVSYRRSTDGGQTWGALSNVSAPPNQSDRPGMITVTKLPDGRYLATFEVVNRPSQSQNTAPVYFKTSADGLNWGDTTSIGTPIRLADGRGIGSSPYVKWVPGGGPKGMVIVASKWSLTPSGAIDGGQNLYVNYNLGAGAWERLPMAVTYDASDTQGGNFSGFAQGLDVGTDGRTLYQATNVENTATGLNDIRVGSIPVDAQQYEAEKATITDATIVTHAQASNGRKVGNINNAGSSVQFTVRVPAAGSYTLNVRYDNGSGSTSTHGVSVNGGTSSTISYPATVDWGRYAWAQKTVTLNAGVNTIRFTKGTGFAELDTLHVWRSSALDPQFQVVNRNSGKLLEVASASLADGAAVGQWGPTENATQRWTLRPTGSATQLVNLNSGKLLEIPGAATGDGVDAAQWGPTGNATQNWNAATSGGWWTFTNANSGKLLEIDGCSTADGAVAQQWTANGLTCQQWRLVREGIQ, translated from the coding sequence ATGCCACACCCTTGGTCCCTCGCGCGACGACGATCGCGCCTTCTCACCGCGGTCCTGACCGCCGCGGTCCTCACCGTGGGCGGGCTCGCCGCCGCGGCCCCCGCCTCCGCGGTGACGACCGGCAACGGCTCGCTGGTCTATTCGCCCCCGGCAGGTTCGTCCTTCAACCCCGAGGGCGGCACTCCCGCCGGCACGACGTACGCGAAGATCGTCGTCCTCAAGAACAACGGCTCGAACAACGGCACGCAGCTCGTCACCTTCGACAAGCTCGTCCTCCAGAACGGGCGACAGGTCTACCCGATCTACCGCAGCACCGACGACGGGTCCTCGTGGACGAAGATCGCCGACGTCGATCCGAGCAGCACCTTCCCCGGCTACACGCGCACGGCGCAGCCGTTCCTCTACGAGCTCCCGCAGGCGTCCGGCTCGCTCCCCGCGGGCACGCTCCTGCTGACCGGCATGATCATGCCCGAGGACCGCTCGAGCAGCCGACTCGTCGTCTACAAGAGCGCGGACCGCGGCGCGACCTGGTCGTTCCTCAGCACCATCGACTCCGGCGGACCCGCCGTGTACGACCCCAGCCCCTCCTCGACGACGACCACCGTCTGGGAGCCCTCCTTCGCGGTCGACGGCGGCGGCGGTCTGGTGGCGTACTACTCGGACGAGCGGCAGAAGGCATCCGGTGTCCTCCAGGCCGTGTCCTACCGCCGCTCCACCGACGGCGGGCAGACGTGGGGCGCGCTGTCCAACGTCTCCGCACCGCCGAACCAGAGCGACCGCCCGGGAATGATCACGGTCACCAAGCTCCCCGACGGGCGCTACCTCGCCACCTTCGAGGTCGTGAACCGCCCGAGCCAGTCGCAGAACACCGCACCGGTGTACTTCAAGACGTCCGCCGACGGACTCAACTGGGGCGACACGACCAGCATCGGCACCCCCATCCGTCTCGCCGACGGGCGCGGCATCGGCTCCTCGCCGTACGTGAAGTGGGTGCCGGGCGGAGGTCCGAAGGGCATGGTCATCGTGGCATCCAAGTGGTCGCTCACCCCCTCGGGCGCGATCGACGGCGGCCAGAACCTCTACGTCAACTACAACCTCGGCGCCGGCGCCTGGGAACGCCTCCCCATGGCCGTCACGTACGACGCGAGCGACACGCAGGGCGGGAACTTCAGCGGGTTCGCGCAGGGTCTCGACGTCGGCACCGACGGGCGCACGCTCTACCAGGCGACCAACGTCGAGAACACCGCCACCGGACTCAACGACATCCGCGTGGGCTCGATCCCCGTGGACGCCCAGCAGTACGAGGCCGAGAAGGCGACGATCACGGATGCCACGATCGTCACGCACGCGCAGGCGTCGAACGGTCGCAAGGTCGGCAACATCAACAACGCGGGGAGCTCGGTGCAGTTCACCGTCCGCGTCCCCGCCGCCGGTTCGTACACGCTGAACGTCCGGTACGACAACGGCAGCGGCAGCACGTCCACGCACGGCGTCAGCGTCAACGGCGGGACCAGCTCGACGATCTCCTACCCCGCGACCGTCGACTGGGGCCGCTACGCCTGGGCGCAGAAGACCGTGACGTTGAACGCCGGCGTCAACACCATCCGGTTCACCAAGGGCACGGGCTTCGCTGAGCTCGACACGCTGCACGTGTGGCGCTCCAGCGCGCTCGACCCGCAGTTCCAGGTCGTGAACCGCAACAGCGGGAAGCTCCTCGAGGTCGCCTCGGCCTCCCTCGCCGACGGTGCCGCCGTGGGGCAGTGGGGTCCGACCGAGAACGCGACGCAGCGCTGGACCCTACGTCCCACGGGGTCTGCGACACAGCTCGTGAACCTGAACAGCGGCAAGCTGCTCGAGATCCCGGGAGCCGCGACCGGCGACGGCGTCGACGCCGCGCAGTGGGGCCCCACGGGCAACGCGACGCAGAACTGGAACGCCGCGACCAGCGGCGGGTGGTGGACCTTCACCAACGCGAACAGCGGCAAGCTGCTCGAGATCGACGGCTGCTCGACCGCCGACGGTGCCGTCGCTCAGCAGTGGACCGCCAACGGTCTCACGTGCCAGCAGTGGCGCCTGGTGCGCGAGGGCATCCAGTAG
- a CDS encoding carbohydrate ABC transporter permease: MTTHAPSAPPRRRGAYRPPAPIGGRGPLRHSPRHRLTVVAFLTPAIVILTVFVAWPMVSALRLSFTDASGFGREKFVGLENYARVFTDPDIVSAMGNTALYALLFTPIAIALALAFALLLNNPLLPLRGLFRTALFTPFIVSLAVAAFAWSYLLDPQIGLLNYWLRGLGIQLGNVLQDPTLAMPAVVLVAVWKSFGFYMVIFLAGLQDIPTSLYEAARVDGASAWQRFRSITFPMLGNTMGFVVIVALIAALQAFDQIYVMTGGGPYGTTQTIVMEIYQSGFRKLELGFASALSYVLLLITLVLSLTQFLFFSRREKDAA; encoded by the coding sequence ATGACCACTCACGCCCCGAGCGCGCCGCCCCGCCGGCGCGGGGCCTACCGCCCGCCGGCACCGATCGGCGGTCGCGGGCCTCTACGGCACAGCCCCCGCCACCGCCTGACCGTGGTCGCCTTCCTCACCCCGGCCATCGTCATCCTGACGGTCTTCGTGGCCTGGCCGATGGTCTCGGCCCTGCGCCTGTCGTTCACGGATGCCAGCGGCTTCGGCCGCGAGAAGTTCGTGGGCCTCGAGAACTACGCGCGGGTGTTCACCGACCCCGACATCGTGAGCGCGATGGGGAACACAGCCCTGTACGCGCTGCTGTTCACCCCGATCGCGATCGCCCTGGCCCTCGCCTTCGCGCTGCTGCTGAACAACCCGCTGCTGCCGCTGCGCGGCCTGTTCCGCACCGCCCTGTTCACCCCGTTCATCGTGTCTCTCGCGGTCGCCGCCTTCGCGTGGTCCTACCTCCTCGACCCGCAGATCGGTCTGCTGAACTACTGGCTCCGGGGTCTCGGCATCCAGCTCGGAAACGTGCTGCAGGACCCCACGCTCGCGATGCCCGCCGTCGTGCTTGTCGCCGTGTGGAAGAGCTTCGGCTTCTACATGGTCATCTTCCTCGCGGGGCTCCAGGACATTCCGACGAGCCTCTACGAGGCCGCCCGCGTCGACGGCGCGAGCGCGTGGCAGCGCTTCCGCAGCATCACGTTCCCCATGCTCGGCAACACCATGGGCTTCGTCGTCATCGTCGCGCTCATCGCCGCCCTGCAGGCCTTCGACCAGATCTATGTCATGACCGGCGGGGGCCCTTACGGCACCACGCAGACGATCGTCATGGAGATCTACCAGTCCGGCTTCCGCAAGCTCGAGCTCGGCTTCGCCTCGGCCCTGTCCTACGTGCTGCTGCTCATCACCCTCGTGCTGAGCCTGACCCAGTTCCTCTTCTTCTCACGACGAGAGAAGGATGCCGCATGA
- a CDS encoding 1,2-dihydroxy-3-keto-5-methylthiopentene dioxygenase: MTLLTVWKETDPSTPVLETTDEAEIRAALAELGARFSRWEVRDVPAGASQDEVLALYADEIGEVKDREGYTLVDVVALDPAQENYDEVKTPSRQKFLSEHQHDDDEDRYFAKGAGVFYLHANEKVHAVYCEAGDLISVPANTTHWFDMGTAPHYVSVRFFHDDDGWVGHFTGSPIAESFATFDQLAERRAQLA, from the coding sequence GTGACGCTCCTGACCGTCTGGAAAGAGACCGACCCGAGCACGCCCGTGCTCGAGACCACCGACGAAGCGGAGATCCGTGCGGCGCTCGCCGAGCTCGGCGCGCGCTTCTCGCGCTGGGAGGTCCGTGACGTCCCCGCCGGCGCGTCGCAGGACGAGGTACTGGCGCTGTACGCCGACGAGATCGGCGAGGTGAAGGACCGCGAGGGCTACACCCTCGTCGACGTCGTGGCCCTCGACCCGGCCCAGGAGAACTACGACGAGGTGAAGACCCCGTCGCGGCAGAAGTTCCTCTCGGAGCACCAGCACGACGACGACGAGGACCGCTACTTCGCCAAGGGCGCGGGCGTGTTCTACCTGCACGCCAACGAGAAGGTGCACGCGGTGTACTGCGAGGCGGGCGACCTCATCTCGGTTCCGGCGAACACCACGCACTGGTTCGACATGGGCACCGCCCCCCACTACGTGAGCGTGCGCTTCTTCCACGACGACGACGGCTGGGTGGGCCACTTCACCGGCAGTCCGATCGCCGAGTCGTTCGCGACCTTCGACCAGCTCGCCGAGCGCCGCGCGCAGCTGGCCTGA
- a CDS encoding ABC transporter substrate-binding protein yields MMKRSLSVLATVGAAALLLAGCSGSSGTASDGPAEITFWHGYTEADGKVLDQIVADFNASQQKYKITTETKTWAVIDDTLLPALSSKEGPQIVAMPAERMPVYADRGAFADLSDFYASSDSNTADLVPQAVDMIKVGGTPYGVPTGFVPLAMFYNKALFASAGITEAPTTWDAWVADAKKLTVDENGDGTPEQYGVAIPDHATVANGLWPSLLLSGGGQIVDGDKAVIDSPENAKTIQYWTDAITKDKISPTGLDGIAADQLFSSGKAAMHVGGPWMASIAKDNNIDYGIAAIPAGPAEQAASAIGVAMGVTESADDAQRAGAEAFFTYFFQKDVATQWSLASGWPPLRTDIPLSDVSSNPVVAALSEIAPTGRALLPGVVNGTDVISDIDELTQKSVAGGDVTELLSTAQSKIQQAIE; encoded by the coding sequence ATGATGAAGCGCAGCTTGTCCGTCCTCGCGACGGTGGGGGCCGCGGCCCTGCTCCTCGCGGGTTGTTCCGGCTCGTCGGGTACCGCATCCGACGGCCCCGCCGAGATCACGTTCTGGCACGGCTACACCGAAGCCGACGGCAAGGTCCTCGACCAGATCGTCGCCGACTTCAACGCCTCGCAGCAGAAGTACAAGATCACCACCGAGACCAAGACGTGGGCGGTGATCGACGACACCCTGCTCCCCGCGCTGAGCTCCAAGGAAGGCCCGCAGATCGTGGCGATGCCGGCCGAGCGCATGCCGGTCTACGCCGATCGCGGTGCTTTCGCCGACCTGAGCGACTTCTACGCCTCGTCCGACAGCAACACCGCCGACCTCGTGCCCCAGGCCGTCGACATGATCAAGGTCGGCGGCACGCCCTACGGCGTCCCCACCGGCTTCGTGCCGCTGGCGATGTTCTACAACAAGGCGCTGTTCGCCTCCGCCGGCATCACCGAGGCCCCCACGACCTGGGACGCCTGGGTGGCGGACGCCAAGAAGCTCACCGTGGACGAGAACGGCGACGGCACCCCCGAACAGTACGGTGTCGCGATCCCCGACCACGCCACGGTGGCCAACGGCCTGTGGCCGAGCCTGCTCCTCAGCGGCGGGGGGCAGATCGTCGACGGCGACAAGGCCGTCATCGACTCGCCCGAGAACGCGAAGACCATCCAGTACTGGACCGACGCGATCACGAAGGACAAGATCTCGCCCACGGGTCTCGACGGCATCGCCGCCGACCAGCTGTTCAGCTCGGGCAAGGCCGCCATGCACGTCGGCGGACCGTGGATGGCATCCATCGCCAAGGACAACAACATCGACTACGGCATCGCCGCCATCCCCGCCGGTCCCGCCGAGCAGGCAGCCTCGGCGATCGGCGTCGCGATGGGCGTCACCGAGTCGGCCGACGACGCGCAGCGCGCGGGCGCCGAGGCCTTCTTCACGTACTTCTTCCAGAAAGATGTCGCGACGCAGTGGTCGCTCGCCTCGGGCTGGCCTCCGCTGCGCACCGACATCCCGCTGAGCGACGTCTCGTCCAACCCGGTGGTCGCCGCCCTCAGCGAGATCGCGCCGACCGGTCGCGCGCTCCTGCCCGGAGTGGTCAACGGCACCGACGTGATCTCCGACATCGACGAGCTCACCCAGAAGTCGGTCGCGGGCGGCGACGTCACCGAGCTGCTCTCGACGGCCCAGAGCAAGATCCAGCAGGCCATCGAGTGA
- a CDS encoding carbohydrate ABC transporter permease, with protein MTALAPAPAASASAIPVRRRSPQARRRRLVSVTLLVVVAAATLVLMLPILIIVFTAFKPVAEVNAYPPTLLPGQWTFDNFARIFTELPFARLIANSFVFAGGVTLFALVFDSLAAYALARLDFRGNKILLIAIIASLMIPFQATLIPIYQLVSDLGWVNSYAGLIAPRAADAFGIFFLRQFFLSLPRDLDNAARIDGASELRIFRSIVLPNAVPALLTLGIFTFVNNWNDLLWPLVFTTDSEMGTVTSGLTLLTGPGGIIPQGVMMAGSLIAVLPLAILFLLIQRRFVESVGTSGLK; from the coding sequence ATGACCGCCCTCGCTCCCGCGCCCGCCGCCTCGGCATCCGCGATCCCCGTCCGTCGGCGCTCGCCGCAGGCCCGTCGTCGCCGCCTCGTGTCGGTGACCCTGCTCGTCGTGGTCGCCGCGGCCACCCTCGTGCTGATGCTGCCGATCCTCATCATCGTGTTCACGGCCTTCAAGCCGGTGGCCGAGGTGAACGCCTACCCGCCGACCCTTCTCCCGGGGCAGTGGACGTTCGACAACTTCGCGCGGATCTTCACCGAGCTGCCCTTCGCCCGCCTGATCGCCAACAGCTTCGTCTTCGCCGGCGGGGTCACGCTCTTCGCGTTGGTGTTCGACTCCCTCGCCGCGTACGCCCTGGCCCGCCTGGACTTCCGGGGTAACAAGATCCTGCTGATCGCGATCATCGCGAGCCTCATGATCCCGTTCCAGGCGACCCTGATCCCGATCTACCAGCTCGTGTCCGACCTCGGATGGGTCAACTCCTACGCGGGACTCATCGCCCCGCGCGCCGCCGACGCGTTCGGCATCTTCTTCCTGCGGCAGTTCTTCCTGTCCCTGCCCCGCGACCTCGACAACGCCGCGCGCATCGACGGGGCGAGCGAGCTGCGCATCTTCCGCAGCATCGTGCTGCCGAACGCGGTGCCGGCGCTGCTGACGCTCGGCATCTTCACCTTCGTCAACAACTGGAACGACCTGCTCTGGCCGCTCGTCTTCACGACCGACTCCGAGATGGGCACGGTGACCTCCGGCTTGACGCTGCTGACGGGACCCGGCGGGATCATCCCGCAGGGCGTGATGATGGCGGGCTCGCTGATCGCGGTGCTGCCGCTGGCCATCCTGTTCCTGCTGATCCAGCGGCGGTTCGTCGAGAGCGTCGGAACGTCGGGACTGAAATGA
- a CDS encoding family 1 glycosylhydrolase, translated as MSTTPWYRDGRLHFGAGIENTFVPQERPGERAIDEYALTEHYDRWSEDLDLAVAVDAEFLRWGIPWHVVSPERGKWDWSWTDRVLDGFAARGIRPIVDLLHYGTPTWIEGEFAHPDYASFVAEYAARAAERYRDLATDYTPVNEPMLHSLFSGEYAYWPPYRRGEAGLVEISTAIARGFVETQRAVADVLGERATFVHVDASMRYAGDLDAHEHRETAERYRHQAFLVEDLVTGAVGAEHPLLPLLRAHGTSDETLAWFAENAVQPDVMGVNYYPRHSTELFESGIHHSGGFADPRPTRDDGVEGLAEMLRTYAARYGAPVMLAETCVTDDVSTRLRWLDDSVATVQGLRADGVDVVGYTWWPLFDMYEWTYRHSDEPRSAHLLTMGLHDLVETETGLARRRNPVADRFAEYASRGAR; from the coding sequence ATGTCGACGACCCCCTGGTATCGCGACGGCCGGCTGCACTTCGGCGCCGGCATCGAGAACACCTTCGTGCCGCAGGAGCGCCCGGGTGAGCGCGCGATCGACGAGTACGCCCTCACCGAGCACTACGACCGCTGGAGCGAGGATCTCGATCTCGCCGTGGCGGTGGATGCCGAGTTCTTGCGCTGGGGGATCCCGTGGCACGTCGTGTCGCCCGAGCGCGGAAAGTGGGACTGGTCGTGGACCGACCGGGTGCTCGACGGCTTCGCCGCACGCGGCATCCGTCCGATCGTCGATCTGCTGCACTACGGCACGCCGACGTGGATCGAGGGCGAGTTCGCCCACCCCGACTACGCCTCGTTCGTGGCCGAGTACGCCGCGCGCGCCGCGGAGAGGTATCGCGACCTCGCCACCGACTACACGCCGGTCAACGAGCCGATGCTGCACTCGCTGTTCAGCGGCGAGTACGCGTACTGGCCCCCGTACCGTCGGGGCGAGGCGGGCCTCGTCGAGATCTCGACCGCGATCGCCCGCGGCTTCGTCGAGACACAGCGGGCTGTGGCGGACGTCCTGGGCGAGCGCGCCACCTTCGTGCACGTCGACGCGTCGATGCGGTACGCCGGGGACCTCGACGCCCACGAGCACCGCGAGACGGCCGAGCGGTACCGCCACCAGGCCTTCCTCGTCGAGGACCTCGTGACCGGTGCGGTGGGGGCGGAGCACCCGCTCCTCCCGCTGCTGCGTGCGCACGGCACCTCCGACGAGACGCTCGCGTGGTTCGCCGAGAACGCCGTGCAGCCCGACGTGATGGGCGTCAACTACTACCCCCGGCACTCGACGGAACTGTTCGAGAGCGGCATCCATCACTCCGGGGGCTTCGCCGATCCGCGCCCCACGCGCGACGACGGCGTCGAGGGGCTCGCCGAGATGCTGCGCACCTACGCCGCCCGCTACGGCGCGCCGGTGATGCTCGCCGAGACGTGCGTGACGGACGACGTCTCCACCCGCCTGCGGTGGCTGGACGATTCCGTGGCCACTGTCCAGGGGCTTCGCGCCGACGGCGTCGATGTCGTCGGCTACACGTGGTGGCCGCTGTTCGACATGTACGAGTGGACCTACCGGCACAGCGACGAGCCGCGGTCCGCCCACCTTCTGACCATGGGGCTCCACGACCTCGTGGAGACCGAGACCGGGCTCGCGCGCCGCCGCAACCCCGTCGCCGACCGATTCGCCGAGTACGCATCCCGAGGAGCACGATGA
- a CDS encoding substrate-binding domain-containing protein, producing the protein MSVRSHRWATLLATAGIAALALSGCAQQNTAAPAASAAPVQKVENLPAPFDGAPVKVALVQQSGAGDFFTAWTAGAKAQAAAINIDLTVYDARNDNAKQVSDLEQAIASKPAAIIVDHGQTDTIESHVHDAVAAGIPVIVYDLALNDPTGVIVTSQSDASMAQGVLDQLVADVGDGAKVGLASTDGFAPLERRKKVWDEVVAEHNLDQVFFTGKVTESTATDNIPLIDAALKANPGIQAIFAPYDEITKGVVQAVQQNNLQDKVKVYGIDISNADIEVMTADGSPWVATSATDPSAVGAGVVRALALSLAGQLDETSVQFPAITITRDFLLEKGITNVAQLREAEPSLLLSDTVVADWLPAISG; encoded by the coding sequence GTGTCCGTTCGATCCCACCGCTGGGCGACGCTCCTCGCGACCGCCGGCATCGCCGCCCTCGCCCTCTCCGGCTGCGCGCAGCAGAACACCGCGGCCCCCGCGGCCTCGGCGGCTCCCGTCCAGAAGGTCGAGAACCTTCCCGCGCCGTTCGACGGTGCGCCCGTGAAGGTGGCTCTGGTGCAGCAGTCCGGTGCCGGCGACTTCTTCACCGCGTGGACGGCGGGCGCGAAGGCGCAGGCCGCCGCGATCAACATCGACCTCACCGTCTACGACGCCCGCAACGACAACGCCAAGCAGGTGTCCGACCTCGAGCAGGCGATCGCGTCGAAGCCCGCCGCGATCATCGTCGACCACGGCCAGACCGACACGATCGAGTCGCACGTGCACGACGCGGTGGCCGCCGGCATCCCGGTCATCGTCTACGACCTCGCCCTCAACGACCCGACCGGTGTCATCGTGACCTCGCAGTCCGACGCGTCGATGGCGCAGGGCGTGCTCGACCAGCTCGTCGCCGACGTGGGCGACGGCGCCAAGGTGGGCCTGGCCAGCACCGACGGCTTCGCGCCGCTCGAGCGCCGCAAGAAGGTCTGGGACGAGGTCGTCGCCGAGCACAACCTCGACCAGGTGTTCTTCACCGGCAAGGTGACCGAGTCGACAGCGACCGACAACATCCCGCTTATCGACGCCGCTCTGAAGGCGAACCCCGGGATCCAGGCGATCTTCGCGCCCTACGACGAGATCACGAAGGGCGTCGTGCAGGCCGTTCAGCAGAACAACCTGCAGGACAAGGTCAAGGTGTACGGCATCGACATCTCGAACGCCGACATCGAGGTCATGACCGCCGACGGCAGCCCCTGGGTGGCCACGAGCGCGACCGACCCGTCCGCCGTCGGCGCGGGCGTCGTGCGCGCCCTGGCGCTCTCGCTCGCCGGTCAGCTCGACGAGACGAGCGTGCAGTTCCCCGCGATCACGATCACGCGCGACTTCCTCCTCGAAAAGGGCATCACCAACGTCGCTCAGCTGCGCGAGGCGGAGCCGTCGCTCCTGCTGAGCGACACCGTGGTGGCCGACTGGCTTCCCGCGATCTCGGGATGA
- a CDS encoding alpha-N-arabinofuranosidase, with protein sequence MTTARLTLDTRFPIGAVRRRLFGGFVEHLGRHVYDGIYEPGHPEADDQGFRRDVLELVRELGVSTIRYPGGNFVSGFRWEDSVGPREQRPRRLDLAWHSTETNEIGLHEFSDWLDKAGSDLMLAVNLGTRGVLEALDLLEYSNVPGGTTLSQQRIDNGRAEPFGVRVWCLGNEMDGPWQLGHRSADDYGKIASQTAKGMRQLDPSIELVVCGSSGASMPTFGEWERVVLEHTYDDVDMISCHAYYQEHDGDIDSFLASSVDTDRFIEAVVATADHVGAVRGSAKKIDISFDEWNIWYQTRFHDVDQITGVENWPVAPRLLEDVYSALDAVVFGSLMISLLKHADRVASASLAQLVNVIAPIMTEPGGPSWRQTTFFPFAITSRLAQGDAVRLQVEAPLIETEKFGAVPSVDAVATHDAETGATAIFLVHRGREDAVDLAIDISGLGDVELVETHLLHDDDPYARNTLDEPERVQPGTVEARVEGGILHVTLPPISWAALSLVTS encoded by the coding sequence ATGACCACCGCCCGCCTGACTCTCGACACCCGCTTCCCGATCGGGGCCGTCCGTCGCCGTCTGTTCGGCGGGTTCGTCGAGCACCTCGGCCGCCACGTCTACGACGGTATCTACGAACCTGGTCACCCCGAGGCCGACGACCAGGGCTTCCGCCGCGATGTGCTGGAGCTCGTGCGCGAGCTCGGCGTCTCGACCATCCGCTACCCCGGCGGCAACTTCGTCTCGGGCTTCCGGTGGGAGGACAGCGTGGGGCCGCGCGAGCAGCGCCCGCGCCGCCTCGACCTCGCGTGGCACTCGACCGAGACGAATGAGATCGGCCTCCACGAGTTCTCGGACTGGCTCGACAAGGCCGGCAGCGACCTCATGCTCGCCGTCAACCTCGGCACCCGGGGCGTCCTCGAGGCCCTCGACCTGCTCGAGTACAGCAACGTGCCCGGGGGCACGACCCTGTCGCAGCAGCGCATCGACAACGGCCGCGCGGAGCCGTTCGGCGTGCGCGTGTGGTGCCTCGGCAACGAGATGGACGGGCCCTGGCAGCTCGGCCACCGCTCCGCCGACGACTACGGCAAGATCGCCTCGCAGACGGCGAAGGGCATGCGTCAGCTCGACCCCTCGATCGAGCTCGTGGTGTGCGGGTCGTCGGGGGCGTCCATGCCGACGTTCGGCGAGTGGGAGCGCGTCGTGCTGGAGCACACGTACGACGACGTCGACATGATCTCGTGCCACGCCTACTACCAGGAGCACGACGGAGACATCGACTCGTTCCTCGCCTCGTCGGTCGACACCGACCGCTTCATCGAGGCGGTCGTCGCCACCGCCGACCACGTGGGTGCCGTGCGCGGCAGCGCGAAGAAGATCGACATCTCGTTCGATGAGTGGAACATCTGGTACCAGACGCGCTTCCACGACGTCGACCAGATCACCGGTGTCGAGAACTGGCCCGTCGCCCCGCGCCTGCTCGAGGACGTGTACTCGGCTCTGGATGCCGTGGTCTTCGGCAGCCTCATGATCTCGCTGCTCAAGCACGCCGACCGGGTGGCATCCGCGTCCCTCGCCCAGCTCGTCAACGTGATCGCCCCGATCATGACCGAGCCCGGCGGACCGTCCTGGCGGCAGACGACGTTCTTCCCCTTCGCGATCACCTCCCGGCTCGCGCAGGGCGACGCCGTGCGCCTGCAGGTCGAGGCGCCGCTCATCGAGACCGAGAAATTCGGCGCGGTTCCGTCGGTGGACGCCGTCGCCACCCACGACGCCGAGACCGGTGCCACCGCGATCTTCCTCGTGCACCGCGGCCGTGAAGACGCCGTCGACCTCGCGATCGACATCAGCGGACTGGGCGATGTCGAGCTCGTCGAGACGCACCTGCTGCACGACGACGACCCGTACGCCCGCAACACGCTCGACGAGCCCGAGCGCGTGCAGCCCGGGACCGTCGAGGCGCGCGTGGAGGGCGGCATCCTGCACGTGACCCTGCCGCCCATCTCGTGGGCCGCGCTCTCGCTCGTGACCTCCTGA
- a CDS encoding LacI family DNA-binding transcriptional regulator, producing the protein MTATLHDVARVAGVSIKTVSNVINNYPHVREATRERVEAAIDELQYRPNQAARTLRSGRTDMIGLIVPDLRNPYFAELADDVMRAARAHGFSVLIEQFDADRDSELAALRGARRRGLDGVLYSVLSLGEDDAPLLDEVGMPMVLLGERIFHSAHDHVTMRNTEAAHAATAHLLAAGRRRVLALGSHPGEIVGSAGLRLRGYEAALAEAGLEVDPALVVPVDRWHRVDGADAMRAVLDAGLSFDGVVAFNDSLALGAMRVMLERGIRIPEEVALVGFDDLDETRYSLPALTTIDPGRSEIARVAVDLLVERITGDAATEPREVLADFRLVERESAAV; encoded by the coding sequence ATGACGGCGACGCTGCACGACGTGGCCCGCGTGGCCGGGGTGTCGATCAAGACGGTCTCGAACGTGATCAACAACTACCCGCACGTCCGAGAGGCGACCCGCGAGCGGGTCGAGGCCGCGATCGACGAGCTTCAGTATCGGCCCAACCAGGCCGCCCGCACGCTGCGATCCGGGCGCACCGACATGATCGGCCTGATCGTGCCGGATCTGCGCAACCCGTACTTCGCCGAGCTCGCCGACGACGTCATGCGCGCGGCGCGCGCGCACGGGTTCTCGGTGCTCATCGAGCAGTTCGACGCGGATCGCGACAGCGAGCTCGCGGCCTTGCGCGGGGCGCGCAGGCGGGGTCTCGACGGCGTGCTGTACTCCGTGCTCTCGCTCGGGGAGGACGACGCGCCCCTCCTCGACGAGGTCGGCATGCCGATGGTGCTGCTGGGGGAGCGGATCTTCCACTCCGCCCACGATCACGTCACGATGCGCAACACCGAGGCGGCCCACGCGGCCACGGCGCACCTTCTCGCCGCGGGGCGACGGCGCGTCCTGGCCTTGGGGTCGCACCCGGGAGAGATCGTCGGGTCCGCGGGGCTCCGCCTGCGCGGCTACGAAGCCGCTCTCGCCGAAGCGGGTCTCGAGGTCGATCCGGCTCTCGTGGTGCCCGTCGATCGCTGGCATCGCGTCGACGGCGCCGACGCGATGCGCGCGGTGCTCGATGCGGGACTGTCGTTCGACGGGGTGGTCGCCTTCAACGACTCCCTCGCGCTCGGGGCGATGCGCGTGATGCTGGAGCGCGGCATCCGCATTCCCGAGGAGGTCGCCCTCGTCGGCTTCGACGACCTCGACGAGACCCGTTACTCCCTGCCGGCGCTGACGACGATCGACCCCGGCCGCTCCGAGATCGCGCGCGTCGCCGTGGATCTGCTGGTCGAGCGCATCACGGGCGACGCGGCCACCGAACCGCGCGAGGTGCTCGCGGATTTCCGCCTCGTCGAGAGGGAATCGGCGGCGGTCTGA